The following coding sequences lie in one Kitasatospora azatica KCTC 9699 genomic window:
- a CDS encoding response regulator has translation MPDETFKDSDSGRDRIRVLLVDDHQVVRRGLRTFLEVQDDIEVVGEAADGAEGVTKAQELSPHVVLMDLKMPGVDGLEALKRLKADGNPARVLIVTSFTEHRTVVPALRAGAAGYVYKDVDPEALAGAIRSVHAGHVLLQPELAGALLADDSPRAPQGRGGTLTEREREVLGHIADGRSNREIARSLNLSEKTVKTHVSNILMKLDLADRTQAALWAVRHGDA, from the coding sequence GTGCCTGACGAGACGTTCAAGGACAGCGACAGCGGCAGGGACAGGATTCGGGTGCTGCTGGTCGACGACCACCAGGTGGTCCGCCGCGGCCTGCGTACCTTCCTCGAAGTGCAGGACGACATCGAGGTGGTGGGTGAGGCCGCCGACGGCGCCGAGGGCGTGACGAAGGCTCAGGAGCTCTCCCCGCACGTCGTCCTGATGGACCTCAAGATGCCCGGCGTCGACGGCCTCGAAGCCCTCAAGCGGCTCAAGGCGGACGGCAACCCGGCCCGCGTGCTGATCGTCACCAGCTTCACCGAACACCGCACCGTGGTCCCGGCGCTGCGCGCGGGCGCGGCCGGCTACGTCTACAAGGACGTGGACCCGGAGGCGCTGGCGGGGGCGATCCGCTCGGTGCACGCCGGCCATGTGCTGCTCCAGCCCGAGCTGGCCGGCGCACTGCTCGCCGACGACTCCCCGCGCGCTCCGCAGGGCCGGGGCGGGACCCTGACGGAGCGTGAGCGGGAGGTGCTCGGGCACATCGCGGACGGCCGCTCCAACCGGGAGATCGCCCGCAGCCTCAACCTCTCCGAGAAGACGGTCAAGACGCACGTCTCCAACATCCTGATGAAGCTGGACCTGGCCGACCGCACCCAGGCCGCCCTCTGGGCCGTCCGCCACGGAGATGCATAA
- a CDS encoding GAF domain-containing sensor histidine kinase has protein sequence MGKIDGEALGGLEAVSDAVLAMSGHLEVREVLRRITASARSLLGAEYAALGVPDDHGGFAQFVVDGVTDEQWKAIGPLPRQHGVLATMLHEVTPTRLADVRKAPAFEGWPEAHPDMKDFLGMPILDGAEILGAIFLANKAGGFTDRDERLLRILAAHASIALANARLYERSRELTLAGERARIAHDLHDAVSQKLFSLRLTAKAAATLVDRDPARAKQELHEVARLAAEAADELRAVVVELRPAALDEDGLVATLASQVQVLDRAHTATVAFDEDGGVRTLPPAQEAAVLRIAQEALHNALRHAEPKHVQVTLRGTSTRGAVLRITDDGRGFDPESVRRAGRHLGLVSMRDRAQTVGGRLTLTSAPGQGTVIELEVPGA, from the coding sequence ATGGGGAAGATCGACGGTGAGGCGCTTGGCGGGCTCGAGGCCGTGAGTGATGCGGTGCTTGCGATGAGTGGGCATCTCGAGGTGCGTGAGGTGCTGCGGCGGATCACCGCTTCCGCGCGGAGTCTGCTGGGGGCCGAGTACGCGGCGCTCGGGGTGCCGGACGACCACGGGGGGTTCGCGCAGTTCGTGGTGGACGGGGTGACCGACGAGCAGTGGAAGGCGATCGGGCCACTGCCGCGTCAGCACGGGGTGCTCGCGACGATGCTGCACGAGGTGACGCCGACCCGGTTGGCCGATGTCAGGAAGGCGCCGGCCTTCGAGGGGTGGCCCGAGGCGCATCCGGACATGAAGGACTTCCTCGGGATGCCGATCCTCGACGGTGCGGAGATCCTCGGCGCGATCTTCCTCGCCAACAAGGCGGGAGGCTTCACCGACCGCGACGAGCGGCTGCTGCGGATCCTCGCCGCGCACGCCTCGATAGCGCTGGCCAACGCCCGCCTGTACGAGCGCAGCCGGGAGCTGACGCTGGCGGGCGAGCGCGCGCGGATCGCCCATGACCTGCACGACGCGGTCTCGCAGAAGCTGTTCAGCCTGCGCCTGACGGCGAAGGCCGCGGCCACTCTGGTGGACCGGGACCCGGCTCGGGCGAAGCAGGAGCTGCACGAGGTCGCCCGGCTGGCGGCCGAGGCGGCCGACGAGCTGCGCGCCGTGGTGGTCGAGTTGCGCCCGGCCGCGCTGGACGAGGACGGCCTGGTCGCCACCCTGGCCTCCCAGGTGCAGGTGCTCGACCGCGCGCACACCGCCACCGTCGCCTTCGACGAGGACGGCGGCGTGCGCACCCTGCCGCCCGCGCAGGAGGCGGCCGTCCTGCGGATCGCCCAGGAGGCGCTGCACAACGCGTTGCGGCACGCCGAGCCGAAGCACGTGCAGGTGACGCTCAGGGGCACCAGCACCCGCGGCGCCGTTCTGCGGATCACCGACGACGGCCGCGGTTTCGACCCCGAGTCGGTCCGTCGAGCCGGCCGCCACCTCGGACTGGTGTCGATGCGCGACCGCGCGCAGACTGTCGGCGGCCGCCTGACCCTCACCTCGGCTCCCGGGCAGGGGACCGTCATCGAACTGGAGGTGCCCGGTGCCTGA
- a CDS encoding DUF6086 family protein — MSFIFDDLENETVWSPAVTAGELFVATANSLAGSYEVPTGLEARAADWYRVDGPIFKSFVREIAARTSQHPVLRELSRGFIATSLVILERSGYRVDDLIGEQERESFLSVEELANNMAR; from the coding sequence ATGAGTTTCATCTTCGATGACCTGGAAAACGAGACAGTGTGGAGCCCGGCGGTTACCGCTGGAGAGCTATTCGTTGCCACCGCCAACAGCCTGGCGGGATCATACGAAGTGCCCACTGGACTCGAGGCGCGCGCGGCCGACTGGTACAGGGTTGACGGACCGATTTTCAAGAGTTTCGTAAGAGAGATTGCGGCCCGGACATCTCAGCATCCAGTCCTGAGGGAGCTTTCGCGAGGTTTTATCGCAACCTCGCTCGTCATTCTTGAGCGATCCGGCTACCGAGTGGACGATCTGATTGGCGAACAGGAAAGAGAGAGCTTCTTGTCGGTCGAGGAGCTAGCCAACAATATGGCGCGGTGA
- a CDS encoding RHS repeat-associated core domain-containing protein, producing MLSTPAFALAGDPNDKVWTPPNTPLPKTASVPGKSQAALAASKPSYPAGQVWTPPAAGGKKAKPGQASVTLPAAPAAGVTAPRANAVGGTEQAPAAGAEVQAGSLPVWLAPLAPEKSANSAQAQAQSADGSVGSVQVSLVDQATATAAGAPDGLIALSGDGAKPGSKLRVGVALDQLGTVGGSFADRATLVSLPACALTTPQVKGCQTRTPLPSHYDRVSKRLVADVTTPAAAPTGTQPRAMAATADGVTASAASASVVGVVTGTSSGAGTYSATSLNPSTNWTAGGSSGAFTYGYPVSVPPSIGGSAPSVGLSYDSASVDGKTSSTNSQASWVGGDGWDLSTGFVERSYQPCSRDGITGSGDDCWAGANLTMSLAGHSGELVPDDASCNKTFVAAEEQSNCSWHLKNDDGTKIEYLTGASNGTWNGSYLRVTDTTGTVYYFGASHLPGADGKASTIGPDAQSAWTVPVYSPKPGDPCYNSSTTTSSWCQSAWRWNLDAVVDLHGNLTTYRYNAEANYYSRGAGQNGGSGSNSSYTRAGVLAEIDYGQLLSDQLGANGNYQSAAKVVFTSGERCVTSTAACDPSQRTLANAASWPDVPLDQQCDASSCANNSPSFWTSKWLNTIATQVRSNGSYRTVDSYQLSHVFVNAQNSSENTQIPWLASVQHTAQDNQNGQSAVTLPAVSFTWQLMQNRVDGNSPARPDYNRPRLTVVTTETGGTIGVVYQQGHTFPSWCSNAYHQMPPATAVGDTMSCFNVKWYGPNSTADSTPTDDWFQRYPVSLVTVDPKLAAGDKPQVTTYTYGLAAWHHNDATIVDAKSRTWDQFRGYASVTAVTGTGTDGPQGQSSTSFYQGMNGDQSTGTTQVNVSGPKSGPVSDDDWLSGQTLESDTYNTVGAPPAAYTANTSSGPVTTATHPRAGLPDLVARFTSTSTTGITKALKTDGFWQAASTVTTTDPAHANRVVSTLSTADGTPDTCTVPTYATSSNPMLTGLVAQTLTISGPSACTATPTASNTVSGGRTLFDGQAYGTAGAKAEVTGLQVLDHYDAGGNGQFTTTGTTQYDTYGRIVSVANPNTTDSSHTGGSITRTVYGNANSGELPNSVAVTTPAPAGASDAASGRTIATVLDIARALPLTVTDPNGQVVTRSYDALGRLTAAWSPGRSTSQSASATFAYTVSGTSGASTVTSSSLQSDGANYSTSIAIMDGLGRTIQTQGTPGYSGYAGRMVTDNFYDSQGHVWRANAAYYNADAAPSTTWFNPDLTHVPHQTLTTFDGRGRALTSQFRAYDVPQNTTTTAYPGVDRVDVTPPTGATATSTVLDVRGRTAQLWQYRTATATGNASDADVTRYTYNPSGQPNTRQDASGNSWSYTYDLRNRQSSVTDPDAGTSTLAYDAAGRLATVTDGRGQSIAYSYDLLGRKTGSFSGTSTTDPTKQLTGFTYDTVSGGKGQPATSIRYVGGTSGSVYSKTINSYDAAYRPTSVTESIPGSEVGLTTPYTFTDLPTYDSITGAMKQDVRGAVGDVAAEQINFAYDLRGPLIGYGSATAYDKVNAYDAYGRSVRTTVNPWGTELVATNTWDEPTGRQVSQFVDAQPNPTGSVQQLNYAYNQAGQITAISSIPNNTPSATDRQCFTYDYLGRLGMAWTDTGSTTMAAQPSVGAIGNCTNTTPTSGAQAPNRTTVGGPSAYWQSYSYDLTGNRTQLVQHDTAGDTTKDLTTNQTFQPAGSVNNGNGNGGPHALTGSQNSVNGVTAYAGNDTYDGAGNTTAINPPSGTRNLFGGWVLGSGQSITSNSTRLSMQADGNLVLVSLRTGAVTWASGTWGHAGAHATMQTDGNFVIYDVNNTPLWSSGTYPNPGAYLALQDDGNLVVYKSAQALNQNPLWSTNTWNGTDANPSATLAWDAEGKLASETVGGATTTYVYDAEGNQLIRRNPGKTTVTLDGGQDELTYTPSNGARTGTRYYTMPGGVTLVRTVGSSTYQFADQHGTNTLSIDANSLTQTRNPVDPFGNQRATNTATNNWAGDKGFVGGTRDTNTNLTNLGAREYQASTGRFINPDPLLDSADPQQWNGYAYGNNSPLNQSDPTGKRSVCGQNGDDPCGTNGGPATGGSSLNISPAVTPGNGPGTGGNGDNPDTSTLDSLANSALTHAQQATDANTRLQQDLAKLTKEIHQYDRRNDWTGWIGFITAYGVPDSERDQIRDDLQQVYDNMAQADSAVGAMAAMLPLLPGGKPAPLPNDFVVKDPNDPGRIITDIDRTINGRLTELKTAIGAQDPKGWAAKHITEKLDKYLEARQHIPGYENAELGMKFTKPGIEAALRSEVNAAVDQWVEKNSVKVLVEFAE from the coding sequence ATGCTGTCCACGCCGGCCTTTGCGCTGGCGGGTGATCCGAACGACAAGGTCTGGACGCCGCCCAACACGCCGTTGCCGAAGACGGCTTCGGTGCCAGGCAAGAGTCAGGCGGCGCTGGCGGCGTCGAAGCCTTCCTATCCGGCGGGTCAGGTGTGGACGCCTCCTGCTGCGGGTGGGAAGAAGGCGAAGCCGGGGCAGGCGAGTGTGACGCTGCCGGCCGCGCCTGCTGCGGGTGTGACGGCTCCGCGGGCGAATGCGGTGGGTGGGACGGAGCAGGCTCCGGCCGCTGGTGCCGAGGTGCAGGCGGGGTCGCTGCCGGTATGGTTGGCGCCGCTGGCTCCGGAGAAGTCCGCGAACTCCGCGCAGGCGCAGGCCCAGTCGGCTGACGGATCGGTAGGTTCGGTCCAGGTCTCCCTTGTCGATCAGGCAACCGCCACCGCCGCCGGGGCTCCGGACGGCCTCATTGCGCTCTCGGGTGACGGTGCGAAGCCGGGCTCGAAGCTTCGCGTCGGTGTGGCGCTCGACCAGCTCGGCACGGTGGGCGGTAGCTTCGCCGACCGCGCGACCCTGGTGTCGCTGCCGGCGTGTGCTCTGACGACGCCACAGGTGAAGGGCTGTCAGACTCGTACTCCGCTGCCTTCGCACTACGACCGGGTGAGCAAGCGCTTGGTCGCTGACGTGACCACCCCGGCCGCTGCCCCCACCGGCACGCAGCCGCGGGCGATGGCTGCGACCGCTGATGGGGTGACGGCTTCGGCTGCAAGTGCCTCGGTTGTCGGCGTGGTCACCGGGACCAGCAGTGGGGCCGGCACCTACAGTGCGACGTCGTTGAACCCCAGCACGAACTGGACTGCGGGTGGCTCGTCGGGGGCGTTCACGTACGGGTATCCGGTGTCGGTCCCGCCATCGATCGGCGGGTCTGCACCCAGTGTTGGACTGTCCTATGACTCGGCGTCGGTGGACGGTAAGACGTCCTCGACGAACTCGCAGGCGTCGTGGGTGGGTGGTGACGGCTGGGACCTGAGTACGGGTTTCGTGGAGCGCTCGTACCAGCCGTGCAGCCGTGACGGGATCACGGGGTCGGGTGACGACTGCTGGGCGGGTGCGAATCTCACGATGTCGTTGGCGGGTCACTCGGGTGAGCTGGTGCCGGACGACGCGTCGTGCAACAAGACGTTCGTTGCCGCTGAGGAGCAGTCGAACTGCTCGTGGCACTTGAAGAACGACGACGGCACGAAGATCGAGTACCTGACCGGTGCGAGCAACGGCACCTGGAACGGCTCCTACCTGCGGGTCACCGACACGACTGGCACGGTGTACTACTTCGGCGCCAGCCACCTGCCCGGTGCGGACGGCAAGGCGAGCACCATCGGCCCGGACGCGCAGTCCGCATGGACGGTCCCGGTGTACTCACCGAAGCCGGGTGACCCCTGCTACAACTCCTCGACCACCACGTCTTCGTGGTGCCAGAGTGCGTGGCGTTGGAACCTGGACGCTGTCGTTGACCTGCACGGGAATCTGACGACGTACCGGTACAACGCGGAGGCGAACTACTACTCGCGTGGTGCCGGCCAGAACGGCGGCAGCGGCAGCAACTCCTCCTACACCCGCGCGGGTGTCCTAGCGGAGATCGACTACGGCCAGCTGCTCTCCGACCAGCTGGGCGCCAACGGCAACTACCAGAGCGCGGCCAAGGTCGTCTTCACCTCGGGCGAGCGCTGTGTGACCTCGACGGCCGCGTGCGACCCGAGCCAGCGCACTTTGGCGAACGCCGCGAGCTGGCCGGACGTCCCGCTGGACCAGCAGTGCGATGCCTCGAGCTGCGCGAACAACAGCCCCTCGTTCTGGACCAGCAAGTGGCTGAACACGATTGCCACGCAGGTGCGTAGCAACGGTTCCTACCGGACGGTGGACAGCTACCAGTTGTCGCACGTGTTCGTGAACGCGCAGAACAGCTCGGAGAACACCCAGATCCCGTGGCTGGCCTCGGTGCAGCACACCGCGCAGGACAACCAGAATGGCCAGTCGGCGGTCACCTTGCCGGCGGTCTCCTTCACCTGGCAGCTGATGCAGAACCGGGTGGACGGCAACAGCCCGGCTCGCCCCGACTACAACCGTCCCCGCCTGACGGTGGTCACCACCGAGACGGGCGGGACGATCGGCGTCGTCTACCAGCAGGGGCACACCTTCCCGTCATGGTGTTCGAACGCGTATCACCAGATGCCGCCGGCGACTGCCGTCGGCGACACCATGAGCTGCTTCAACGTCAAGTGGTACGGGCCGAACTCGACCGCCGACAGCACACCGACGGACGACTGGTTCCAGCGGTACCCGGTCAGTCTGGTCACGGTCGACCCCAAGCTCGCCGCTGGCGACAAGCCGCAGGTCACCACGTACACCTATGGTCTGGCAGCCTGGCACCACAACGACGCGACCATCGTGGACGCCAAGTCCCGTACCTGGGACCAGTTCCGCGGCTACGCGTCGGTGACGGCAGTCACCGGTACCGGCACCGACGGCCCGCAGGGGCAGAGTTCGACCAGCTTCTACCAGGGTATGAACGGCGACCAGAGCACGGGCACCACTCAGGTGAACGTGTCGGGTCCGAAGAGCGGCCCGGTCTCGGACGACGACTGGCTCTCCGGCCAGACGCTGGAATCCGACACCTACAACACCGTCGGCGCTCCACCCGCGGCCTATACGGCGAACACCAGCAGCGGCCCGGTCACCACGGCCACCCACCCGCGCGCGGGGCTACCGGACCTGGTCGCCCGCTTCACGAGCACCTCGACCACGGGTATCACCAAGGCGCTGAAGACCGACGGCTTCTGGCAGGCCGCGAGTACCGTCACGACGACAGACCCGGCACACGCCAACCGAGTGGTCTCCACCCTGAGCACTGCTGACGGCACGCCCGATACCTGCACGGTGCCGACATACGCGACGAGCAGCAACCCGATGCTGACCGGCCTGGTTGCGCAGACCCTGACCATCTCCGGACCCAGCGCCTGCACTGCCACGCCGACGGCGTCGAACACCGTCTCGGGTGGCCGCACGCTCTTCGACGGCCAGGCCTACGGCACGGCCGGCGCCAAAGCCGAGGTGACCGGGCTTCAGGTGCTTGACCACTACGATGCCGGCGGCAACGGCCAATTCACGACTACAGGGACGACTCAATACGACACGTACGGTCGTATCGTCTCGGTGGCCAATCCGAATACGACGGACAGTTCACACACCGGTGGCTCGATCACGAGGACGGTGTATGGCAATGCGAACTCCGGTGAGTTGCCGAACTCAGTCGCGGTGACAACTCCCGCCCCGGCGGGTGCGTCGGACGCGGCAAGCGGCCGCACTATCGCGACCGTCTTGGACATCGCCCGAGCGCTGCCGTTGACGGTCACTGATCCCAACGGTCAGGTTGTCACCAGGTCCTACGACGCCCTCGGCAGGCTCACGGCGGCCTGGTCGCCTGGTCGGTCGACTTCGCAGAGCGCTTCGGCGACGTTCGCCTACACGGTTAGCGGCACCAGCGGTGCCTCGACTGTCACCAGCAGCTCGCTGCAGAGCGACGGCGCCAACTACAGCACGTCGATCGCGATCATGGACGGTCTCGGCCGGACGATTCAGACGCAGGGCACTCCCGGTTACAGCGGTTATGCGGGCCGGATGGTGACGGACAACTTCTACGACTCGCAGGGCCACGTCTGGCGGGCCAACGCCGCCTACTACAACGCGGATGCGGCTCCGAGCACGACGTGGTTCAACCCTGATCTGACGCACGTCCCGCACCAGACGCTGACCACCTTTGACGGCCGCGGCCGGGCGCTGACCAGTCAGTTCCGGGCCTACGACGTCCCGCAGAACACCACTACGACCGCCTACCCGGGCGTGGACCGTGTCGACGTCACCCCGCCCACCGGGGCCACTGCCACCAGCACCGTGCTGGACGTCCGTGGTCGCACCGCGCAGCTGTGGCAGTACCGGACCGCGACAGCGACCGGTAACGCGAGCGACGCGGATGTCACCCGGTACACCTACAACCCGTCCGGCCAGCCCAACACCCGTCAGGACGCGTCCGGCAACTCCTGGTCCTACACCTACGATCTGCGCAACCGTCAGAGCTCGGTCACAGACCCGGATGCCGGCACCAGCACCCTGGCTTACGATGCAGCTGGCCGTCTGGCCACGGTGACGGATGGCCGCGGTCAGTCGATCGCTTACAGCTACGACCTGCTTGGTCGCAAGACCGGTTCGTTCAGTGGTACGTCCACGACGGATCCGACGAAGCAGCTAACCGGCTTCACCTACGACACTGTCTCGGGTGGCAAGGGTCAGCCGGCTACTTCGATCCGCTACGTTGGTGGGACTTCGGGGAGTGTGTACTCCAAGACCATCAACTCCTACGACGCGGCATACCGCCCGACTTCGGTCACGGAGAGCATCCCGGGCAGTGAGGTCGGCCTGACCACTCCGTATACATTCACCGACCTGCCCACCTACGACTCGATCACCGGGGCGATGAAGCAGGACGTTCGCGGTGCTGTCGGCGACGTGGCGGCCGAGCAGATCAACTTCGCTTATGACCTGCGGGGTCCGCTGATCGGCTACGGCAGCGCGACTGCGTACGACAAGGTCAACGCCTATGACGCGTACGGTCGTTCGGTGCGGACCACGGTGAATCCGTGGGGTACCGAGCTGGTCGCCACCAACACGTGGGACGAGCCGACCGGCCGTCAGGTCTCCCAGTTCGTGGACGCGCAGCCGAACCCGACCGGTTCGGTGCAGCAGCTGAACTACGCCTACAACCAGGCCGGTCAGATCACGGCGATCAGCTCGATTCCGAACAACACGCCGTCGGCGACCGACCGTCAGTGCTTCACCTACGACTACCTCGGCCGCCTGGGCATGGCGTGGACCGACACCGGCTCCACCACCATGGCGGCGCAGCCCTCCGTCGGTGCGATCGGGAACTGCACCAACACGACACCCACCAGCGGCGCCCAGGCGCCCAACCGCACCACGGTCGGCGGCCCGTCCGCGTACTGGCAGTCGTACAGCTACGACCTGACCGGCAACCGCACCCAGCTGGTGCAGCACGACACCGCCGGTGACACGACGAAGGACCTGACGACCAACCAGACCTTCCAGCCCGCCGGTTCGGTCAACAACGGCAACGGCAACGGCGGCCCGCACGCCCTGACCGGCAGCCAGAACAGCGTCAACGGCGTGACCGCCTACGCCGGCAATGACACCTACGACGGCGCCGGCAACACCACGGCGATCAACCCGCCGTCCGGTACCCGCAACCTCTTCGGCGGCTGGGTCCTCGGCAGCGGCCAGAGCATCACGTCGAACTCCACGCGCTTGTCGATGCAGGCGGACGGCAACCTCGTCCTGGTCTCGCTGCGCACGGGCGCGGTGACCTGGGCCAGTGGTACCTGGGGGCATGCGGGCGCGCACGCCACGATGCAGACCGATGGCAACTTCGTCATCTATGACGTCAACAACACCCCGCTGTGGTCCTCGGGCACGTACCCGAACCCGGGCGCGTACCTGGCGCTGCAGGACGACGGGAACCTGGTCGTCTACAAGTCGGCGCAGGCGTTGAACCAGAACCCGCTGTGGAGCACCAACACCTGGAACGGCACCGACGCCAACCCCAGTGCCACCCTCGCCTGGGACGCGGAGGGCAAGCTCGCCTCCGAAACCGTCGGCGGGGCCACCACCACGTATGTCTACGACGCGGAGGGCAACCAGCTCATCCGCCGCAACCCCGGCAAGACGACCGTCACCCTCGACGGCGGCCAGGACGAGCTGACCTATACCCCGTCCAACGGCGCCCGGACCGGTACCCGCTACTACACGATGCCGGGCGGTGTGACCCTGGTCCGCACGGTCGGTAGCTCGACCTACCAGTTCGCCGACCAGCACGGCACCAACACCCTGTCCATCGACGCCAACTCCCTTACGCAGACACGCAACCCCGTCGACCCCTTCGGCAACCAGCGGGCCACCAACACCGCCACCAACAACTGGGCCGGCGACAAGGGCTTCGTCGGCGGCACCCGAGACACCAACACCAACCTCACCAACCTCGGCGCCCGCGAATACCAGGCCTCTACCGGCCGATTCATCAACCCCGACCCACTCCTGGACAGCGCCGACCCCCAGCAGTGGAACGGCTACGCCTACGGCAACAACAGCCCGCTCAACCAGAGCGACCCCACTGGAAAACGCTCCGTGTGTGGCCAGAATGGCGACGACCCGTGCGGAACCAACGGTGGTCCCGCCACTGGCGGTAGCAGCCTAAATATCTCTCCGGCCGTGACCCCCGGGAACGGGCCTGGGACAGGTGGCAATGGCGATAACCCGGATACCAGCACCCTTGACAGCTTGGCCAACTCTGCGCTGACGCATGCACAACAGGCGACGGACGCCAATACGCGGCTCCAACAAGACCTAGCGAAGCTGACCAAGGAGATCCATCAGTACGACCGCAGGAACGATTGGACCGGCTGGATCGGCTTCATTACCGCCTATGGTGTGCCAGACTCCGAGCGGGATCAGATCAGGGATGATCTTCAGCAAGTCTATGACAACATGGCGCAAGCTGACTCGGCTGTGGGTGCGATGGCCGCGATGCTACCCCTTCTTCCCGGCGGGAAGCCTGCGCCGCTCCCCAATGACTTCGTTGTGAAGGATCCAAATGATCCGGGTAGAATCATCACTGACATTGACAGGACGATCAATGGAAGATTGACTGAGCTAAAGACGGCAATCGGGGCTCAGGATCCGAAGGGGTGGGCGGCTAAGCACATTACGGAAAAACTCGACAAGTATCTTGAGGCCCGCCAACATATCCCCGGCTACGAAAATGCTGAACTCGGCATGAAGTTCACCAAGCCGGGAATTGAAGCGGCACTGCGAAGCGAGGTTAACGCCGCCGTGGATCAATGGGTGGAAAAGAACTCCGTCAAGGTTTTGGTGGAGTTTGCAGAATGA